From the Candidatus Omnitrophota bacterium genome, one window contains:
- a CDS encoding helix-hairpin-helix domain-containing protein: MAPVPAASWDLALSRARRIDINAASGAELERLPGVGPALASRIIAYRQSAGPFATAEGLREVPGIGPKTFEALRDYVSVDG, encoded by the coding sequence ATGGCGCCTGTGCCGGCGGCGTCATGGGACCTTGCGCTTTCGCGCGCACGGCGGATTGACATCAATGCGGCGAGTGGTGCAGAATTAGAGCGGTTGCCTGGTGTCGGGCCTGCGCTGGCCTCGCGCATCATCGCGTACCGCCAATCGGCCGGGCCGTTTGCAACGGCGGAGGGGTTGCGCGAGGTGCCAGGGATCGGCCCGAAAACGTTTGAGGCGCTTCGCGACTACGTGAGCGTTGATGGGTAA
- a CDS encoding ATP-dependent helicase yields the protein MTRTFTISSSASLKFHLDLEQDLNNAQRAAVTCGEGPKLVIAGAGSGKTRTITYRVAFLIAKGIHPSQILLATFTNKAAREMLSRVEQLTGGDASGLWGGTFHAIGNRLLRQHGTLVGLQPNYSILDEEDQRDLIKVCITEAKVKVEEKRFPAPSLIGDLISMAFNLQKPLAAVIEARAPHFGLWAPELEQVAARYEAKKRSTNALDYDDLLKFWLKLLETKPEMAERLSRQFRHILVDEYQDTNVVQAQIVERLAQRNGRNLMVVGDDAQSIYQFRGANYDNILKFPERNPGTEIFKLETNYRSTPEILEFTNASILHNQHQHRKTLVAQRDRGRLPVVVPANDMYQEAAFVAERILQLRDDGIPLEEMAVLYRAHAHSSMLQAELIKRNIPYDVRSGVRFFEQAHIKDVVAYLKVLDNPHDEIAWRRLWLMLPRVGHVTAARLWEAIASAVNPFDAALTEAVARTLPPAAQAYYKRFQHDLRRLSASREDVSPQELIRAVMESGYADYLRAKYDAFQSRLEDLQQLAVFARPYRSLRSLLSELVLLGELYGQEVGPGSAETERLILSSVHQAKGLEWRVVFVIRMCEGSFPSEMALREERGEEEERRIFYVATTRAKDELYITHPLIDLSPRGNSQLLLQPSRFLREIRFTLYEQGQIDQTVDIRYHQSDADDI from the coding sequence ATGACGCGGACCTTCACGATTTCTTCTTCAGCGAGCCTCAAGTTTCACCTCGACTTGGAGCAGGATCTCAACAACGCCCAGCGCGCCGCGGTGACCTGCGGCGAGGGGCCGAAGCTCGTCATCGCGGGCGCCGGCTCGGGCAAGACCCGCACGATCACCTATCGGGTGGCCTTCCTCATCGCCAAGGGAATCCACCCCAGCCAGATCCTCTTGGCCACCTTTACCAATAAGGCCGCGCGGGAAATGCTCAGCCGCGTCGAACAATTGACCGGCGGCGACGCCAGCGGCCTGTGGGGTGGGACATTCCACGCCATCGGCAATCGGCTGCTGCGCCAGCACGGGACGCTGGTGGGGCTGCAGCCGAACTATTCCATTCTGGATGAGGAAGATCAGCGGGACTTGATCAAAGTCTGCATCACCGAGGCCAAGGTGAAGGTTGAAGAGAAACGGTTTCCAGCGCCGTCGCTCATCGGGGATCTGATCAGCATGGCGTTCAACCTGCAGAAACCTCTGGCGGCTGTCATCGAGGCCCGCGCGCCGCATTTTGGCCTGTGGGCGCCGGAGCTTGAGCAGGTGGCCGCGCGCTATGAGGCGAAGAAGCGGTCGACGAATGCGCTGGATTACGACGATCTGCTAAAGTTTTGGCTGAAGCTGCTGGAGACCAAGCCTGAGATGGCGGAGCGGCTGAGTCGGCAGTTTCGCCACATCCTCGTCGATGAGTATCAAGATACGAATGTGGTCCAAGCGCAGATCGTCGAACGTCTGGCCCAGCGCAATGGCCGCAATCTCATGGTCGTCGGAGACGATGCGCAGAGTATTTACCAGTTCCGCGGGGCCAACTATGACAACATCCTCAAGTTTCCCGAACGCAACCCCGGCACGGAGATCTTCAAGCTGGAAACCAACTACCGCTCCACCCCGGAAATCCTCGAGTTCACCAACGCGAGCATCCTGCATAACCAGCACCAGCACCGCAAGACCTTGGTCGCGCAGCGCGACCGGGGCCGCCTGCCGGTCGTGGTCCCCGCGAACGACATGTATCAGGAAGCGGCGTTTGTCGCCGAGCGGATTTTACAATTGCGCGACGACGGCATTCCCTTGGAGGAGATGGCCGTGCTCTACCGGGCGCACGCGCACTCCTCGATGCTGCAGGCCGAGCTGATCAAGCGCAACATCCCCTACGACGTGCGCTCCGGGGTGCGGTTTTTCGAGCAAGCGCACATTAAAGATGTGGTGGCGTATCTGAAGGTGCTCGACAATCCGCATGATGAGATCGCCTGGCGGCGGCTGTGGCTCATGCTGCCGAGAGTCGGCCATGTGACGGCCGCACGGCTCTGGGAGGCGATTGCCAGCGCCGTGAATCCATTCGATGCCGCGCTGACCGAGGCGGTGGCTCGCACGCTGCCGCCGGCCGCCCAGGCCTACTACAAACGATTTCAGCACGACCTGCGACGGCTCTCGGCGTCCCGCGAGGATGTCTCGCCGCAGGAGCTGATCCGGGCGGTCATGGAGAGCGGCTATGCGGATTATCTGCGCGCGAAGTACGACGCGTTTCAATCAAGGCTGGAAGATCTGCAGCAGCTTGCGGTCTTTGCGCGGCCGTATCGCAGCCTGCGCAGCCTGCTCTCGGAGCTGGTGTTGCTCGGCGAGCTGTACGGCCAAGAGGTTGGTCCGGGTTCGGCCGAGACCGAACGGCTCATCCTCAGCTCGGTGCATCAAGCCAAAGGATTGGAGTGGCGCGTGGTCTTCGTCATCCGGATGTGCGAGGGCAGCTTTCCGTCGGAGATGGCGTTGCGCGAAGAGCGCGGGGAAGAGGAAGAGCGGCGGATTTTTTACGTGGCCACGACCCGTGCCAAAGATGAGCTG
- a CDS encoding twin-arginine translocase TatA/TatE family subunit: MGNLGLSELLVIFAIALLVIGPKRLPEVARGLGKAVRAFQEALKGPSSGSKD, encoded by the coding sequence ATGGGTAATTTGGGATTATCTGAGCTGCTCGTGATTTTTGCGATCGCGCTGCTCGTCATCGGCCCGAAGCGGCTGCCCGAGGTGGCCCGGGGGTTGGGCAAGGCGGTGCGGGCGTTTCAAGAGGCGCTCAAAGGCCCCTCGAGCGGTTCAAAGGATTGA
- a CDS encoding type II toxin-antitoxin system RelE/ParE family toxin, translating into MQVFRTERFKKDFKRLPREIQARLPDVLERFVDNPRHPSLQTKKMEGVRDIWELRVTQSYRITFQFVLEGVLLRRVGTHDVLRQP; encoded by the coding sequence ATGCAGGTCTTTCGCACGGAACGCTTCAAGAAAGATTTCAAACGCCTTCCACGCGAGATTCAAGCACGACTCCCCGATGTCCTCGAACGCTTCGTCGACAATCCGCGTCATCCATCGCTCCAGACGAAGAAAATGGAAGGGGTTCGTGATATCTGGGAACTCCGTGTGACACAAAGCTATCGCATCACGTTTCAATTCGTTCTCGAGGGCGTCCTTTTGCGTCGCGTGGGCACACACGATGTGCTACGTCAGCCATGA